One window of Acipenser ruthenus chromosome 45, fAciRut3.2 maternal haplotype, whole genome shotgun sequence genomic DNA carries:
- the LOC131720933 gene encoding zinc finger protein 135-like isoform X2 — protein MESVPIKEELPELELVPIRLVFSGLPSLPMKQEMPCDSIKSEVPGIKDESNELEIPQTAGPGPIKEEVLEMPLSRSMCDAMDSVKTESDPIKEELPELEVVPITLLSALASLPIKQELCEIMPCSGIKPEGCAGIKAEPSELEICQTEEPVSLKAAPPALGPVRLRACSVVLKRICLRVQGAGAEASSPNSMRGCGKEDGGSSHSECSPAGSRIAAKARASSDCGNGVTKSGGFRILQRTRRGKKPYLCSDCGKSFSWSENLATHQRTHTGEKPFHCSDCGKRFSHSATLVIHQQIHTGEKPYRCSECGKGFSHLGDLVKHCRVHTGEKPYQCSDCGMRFNQSGHLKTHQRTLTGEKPYRSDCGQSFSRSGNLASHQRIHTGEKPYHCSDCGKRFSHSAALDFHYTRVDVKTSC, from the exons atggaatctgtccccattaaagaggagctccctgagCTTGAACTCGTCCCCATTAGACTGGTTTTCTCCGGATTGCCTTCCCTCCCCATGAAACAGGAGATGCCATGTGACAGCATCAAGTCAGAGGTGCCTGGTATTAAAGATGAGAGCAATGAactggagatcccccagacagcaggaccaggtcccataaaagaagaggtgctggaaatg CCACTAAGCAGAAGCATGTGtgatgccatggacagtgtgaagactGAATCTGAcccgattaaagaggagctccctgaaCTTGAAGTGGTTCCCATTACACTGTTATCTgcactggcttccctccccattaaacaggagctctgtgagatcaTGCCATGCAGTGGCATCAAGCCAGAGGGGTGTGCTGGGATTAAAGCTGAACCCAGTGAATTGGAGATCTGCCAGACAGAAGAACCCGTTTCCTTGAAAGCAGCCCCCCCTGCGCTGGGTCCTGTACGCCTGCGGGCGTGTAGCGTGGTGCTGAAGAGAATCTGCCTGAGAGTGCAGGGCGCTGGAGCAGAAGCcagctctcccaacagcatgcgaggatgtggaaaggaagacgggggGAGCTCCCATTCAGAGTGCAGTCCAGCAG gttccagaaTAGCAGCTAAAGCAAGGGCGAGCAGTGACTGTGGGAATGGTGTCACCAAGTCAGGAGGTTTTAGAATACTCCAGCGAACGCGCAGAGGAAAGAAACcgtatctctgctctgactgtgggaagagtttcagttggtCAGAAAACCTTgcaacacaccagcgaactcacacaggagagaaaccatttcactgctctgactgtgggaagaggtttagTCATTCAGCAACCCTTGTAATACACCAGCAAATTCatacaggagaaaaaccgtatcgCTGTTCTGAATGTGGGAAAGGGTTCAGTCACTTGGGAGATCTTGTAAAACACTGccgtgttcacacaggagagaaaccgtatcagtgttctgactgtgggatgaggtttaatcagtcaggacaccttaaaacacaccagcgaacactcacaggagagaaaccatatcgctcTGACTGTGGgcagagtttcagtcggtcaggaaACCTTGCAtctcaccagcgaattcacacaggagagaaaccatatcactgttctgactgtgggaagaggtttagTCATTCAGCAGcccttgatttccattacacgagagtagatgttaaaacttcatgctga
- the LOC131720933 gene encoding zinc finger protein 135-like isoform X1, with translation MESVPIKEELPELELVPIRLVFSGLPSLPMKQEMPCDSIKSEVPGIKDESNELEIPQTAGPGPIKEEVLEMQPLSRSMCDAMDSVKTESDPIKEELPELEVVPITLLSALASLPIKQELCEIMPCSGIKPEGCAGIKAEPSELEICQTEEPVSLKAAPPALGPVRLRACSVVLKRICLRVQGAGAEASSPNSMRGCGKEDGGSSHSECSPAGSRIAAKARASSDCGNGVTKSGGFRILQRTRRGKKPYLCSDCGKSFSWSENLATHQRTHTGEKPFHCSDCGKRFSHSATLVIHQQIHTGEKPYRCSECGKGFSHLGDLVKHCRVHTGEKPYQCSDCGMRFNQSGHLKTHQRTLTGEKPYRSDCGQSFSRSGNLASHQRIHTGEKPYHCSDCGKRFSHSAALDFHYTRVDVKTSC, from the exons atggaatctgtccccattaaagaggagctccctgagCTTGAACTCGTCCCCATTAGACTGGTTTTCTCCGGATTGCCTTCCCTCCCCATGAAACAGGAGATGCCATGTGACAGCATCAAGTCAGAGGTGCCTGGTATTAAAGATGAGAGCAATGAactggagatcccccagacagcaggaccaggtcccataaaagaagaggtgctggaaatg CAGCCACTAAGCAGAAGCATGTGtgatgccatggacagtgtgaagactGAATCTGAcccgattaaagaggagctccctgaaCTTGAAGTGGTTCCCATTACACTGTTATCTgcactggcttccctccccattaaacaggagctctgtgagatcaTGCCATGCAGTGGCATCAAGCCAGAGGGGTGTGCTGGGATTAAAGCTGAACCCAGTGAATTGGAGATCTGCCAGACAGAAGAACCCGTTTCCTTGAAAGCAGCCCCCCCTGCGCTGGGTCCTGTACGCCTGCGGGCGTGTAGCGTGGTGCTGAAGAGAATCTGCCTGAGAGTGCAGGGCGCTGGAGCAGAAGCcagctctcccaacagcatgcgaggatgtggaaaggaagacgggggGAGCTCCCATTCAGAGTGCAGTCCAGCAG gttccagaaTAGCAGCTAAAGCAAGGGCGAGCAGTGACTGTGGGAATGGTGTCACCAAGTCAGGAGGTTTTAGAATACTCCAGCGAACGCGCAGAGGAAAGAAACcgtatctctgctctgactgtgggaagagtttcagttggtCAGAAAACCTTgcaacacaccagcgaactcacacaggagagaaaccatttcactgctctgactgtgggaagaggtttagTCATTCAGCAACCCTTGTAATACACCAGCAAATTCatacaggagaaaaaccgtatcgCTGTTCTGAATGTGGGAAAGGGTTCAGTCACTTGGGAGATCTTGTAAAACACTGccgtgttcacacaggagagaaaccgtatcagtgttctgactgtgggatgaggtttaatcagtcaggacaccttaaaacacaccagcgaacactcacaggagagaaaccatatcgctcTGACTGTGGgcagagtttcagtcggtcaggaaACCTTGCAtctcaccagcgaattcacacaggagagaaaccatatcactgttctgactgtgggaagaggtttagTCATTCAGCAGcccttgatttccattacacgagagtagatgttaaaacttcatgctga